One region of Culex pipiens pallens isolate TS chromosome 2, TS_CPP_V2, whole genome shotgun sequence genomic DNA includes:
- the LOC120421854 gene encoding LOW QUALITY PROTEIN: general odorant-binding protein 45-like (The sequence of the model RefSeq protein was modified relative to this genomic sequence to represent the inferred CDS: deleted 2 bases in 1 codon; substituted 2 bases at 2 genomic stop codons), which yields MKTPKLSTLNVPQGLPKLVXIGTPXPSQKSVPSTHMAMKPFWRTLLVVSAALTCATGRRHNAKLKSLLAVDRECNQYSTSDSYGQCQTRCQGILGRFWDDSDVVPAVTLGRFYQPDCDDHNYLNRTEQCLGEVTDHVRRNDDCLRATCTVKCYTDQYGQLDAESPSYIPTTKLQYEQIYHDCAAILQIDPHSIRDLGDPDARCLLRCFMIRQGLYSDADGPNLDRMYVQCGGYVRPDEFRRKALKCVERLRYEPLDACSRAYWIAKECVNVKGAVMQNFGGLGGPLGGLVGGSKPGSSAQNALKILFDKPPVVGGVRF from the exons ATGAAAACACCGAAGCTATCAACGCTGAACGTGCCGCAGGGACTCCCCAAACTT GTATAAATCGGAACCCCCTAACCCAGCCAGAAATCAGTCCCCTCTACGCACATGGCCATGAAACCCTTCTGGCGAACCTTGCTCGTGGTCAGCGCCGCGCTGACCTGTGCCACCGGCCGTCGTCACAACGCAAAGCTCAAGAGTCTGCTCGCGGTGGATCGCGAGTGCAACCAGTACTCAACCAGTGACAGCTACGGCCAGTGTCAAACCCGATGCCAGGGCATTCTGGGCCGCTTCTGGGACGATTCGGACGTAGTGCCTGCGGTAACCCTCGGTCGGTTCTACCAGCCGGACTGCGACGACCACAATTACCTCAACCGAACCGAGCAGTGCCTCGGTGAAGTGACGGACCACGTGCGCCGCAACGACGACTGTCTGCGGGCGACCTGCACCGTCAAGTGCTACACCGATCAGTACGGCCAGCTGGACGCGGAAAGCCCCAGCTACATCCCGACCACGAAGCTTCAGTACGAGCAGATCTACCACGATTGCGCGGCCATTCTTCAAATCGACCCGCACTCCATCCGGGACCTCGGAGATCCGGACGCGCGCTGTCTGCTGCGTTGCTTCATGATCCGGCAGGGACTGTACTCGGACGCGGACGGTCCCAACCTGGACCGGATGTACGTACAGTGTGGTGGGTACGTACGCCCGGACGAGTTCCGGCGGAAGGCGCTCAAGTGTGTGGAGCGGCTGCGGTACGAACCGCTGGACGCGTGCTCCCGGGCGTACTGGATCGCGAAGGAGTGCGTCAACGTGAAGGGGGCAGTGATGCAAAACTTTGGCGGGCTAGGGGGACCTTTGGGAGGGTTGGTAGGAGGGTCAAAACCAGGAAGCAGTGCCCAAAATGCGCTAAAGATTCTTTTTGATAAGCCTCCAGTAGTTGGTGGCGTTAGGTTTTGA